GGGAGCAGGGGCAGGCCGTGGCGCCAGCCACAAAACCGCCTCTTTATTTACCCAATTGTCGCGCCACGGAGCGCTAATGACATATACCGACCTGTTACCGACAGTGCTTTTTAGTCAAGTTGCAGTGAAAGTGTTAAATGCCCCCCAAACCCCTTACGAATAATCTTCATCAAGGTTGATAACCTTATGTCTGAAGCATTATTCTCAATCCTTGAGATATACGATTTGTTGGTCCCACATCTCTTGGCAAGCTCTTCTTGAGTAAGTCCCATTTTAAGCCTGGCATCTTCAAGTAGCGCACCGAGCCTGAAGACTTCAAACTGCTGTTCCCATTCTTCACGTTTTGGGGTACCTCTTTTACCGTATTTATTGTCGAGAAGTTCCTCGAAAGTTGTTATGTTATTTTCTGCCTTTTTCATTTTTGTACTCCTCCATAATTCTTAAAGCTCTTTCAATCTCTTTCTTAGGTGTCTTCTGTGTTTTCTTTATGTATGCATTCCCGACTACTACAATATTACCGTGATCAAAGAATGAAAAGATTCTATATATGTTATTGCCTACCTCAACTCTAATTTCATAAAGACCTTTGGTACCCTCCATGTGTTTAAAATGCTTTTCCGGAACATGAAGCGTTACCTTGATTAATCCCAGTGTCCATTCAATTTTTGATTGAACATCATCTGGTTGTTCTTCATAGAAATCCAGAAAATATCTCTTATAGAAGATAATTTGTCTTTCAAAAGCCATGCTACAAAGTTAACTAATTAGACAACATTTTGCAAATCTTAATTTGATTTTAATTGGATGTGACCCAGCATTGGCGGTAACGTTCGGCGGTATGTGCAGTTGGTCCGCCAGCTGGCGGACGGTGGCGCGTGTTTTTGCACTCGTGGTGCGGTGCAGGATTATGCGGTTATTACTTAATTCTCGCGTTGGCAAAAACCGTGACACCGGCGGGAGCCCCCGGCGGTGCCGGGGCGGCCTGTGCCGCTGGCCACATAACGGTCCTCTTTAGTCAGAAAATTCTCGCGGCACAGAAGCCAATGACATATACCGACCTGTTGTGTGCTGTGGTTATTTAAAGCTTAAATTTTGAGGATCCTGACGAGTGTCGTAAATTCTCAGAATATCAACATGATTCCTACTCTCTCTGTAGAATAAGGAATTATGCTTTGTCAACACCGCCTTTCTAATTTTATGC
This DNA window, taken from Dehalobacter sp., encodes the following:
- a CDS encoding helix-turn-helix domain-containing protein, with the protein product MKKAENNITTFEELLDNKYGKRGTPKREEWEQQFEVFRLGALLEDARLKMGLTQEELAKRCGTNKSYISRIENNASDIRLSTLMKIIRKGFGGHLTLSLQLD
- a CDS encoding type II toxin-antitoxin system RelE/ParE family toxin encodes the protein MAFERQIIFYKRYFLDFYEEQPDDVQSKIEWTLGLIKVTLHVPEKHFKHMEGTKGLYEIRVEVGNNIYRIFSFFDHGNIVVVGNAYIKKTQKTPKKEIERALRIMEEYKNEKGRK